The following proteins are encoded in a genomic region of Variovorax paradoxus:
- a CDS encoding LysR family transcriptional regulator: MDIRALRYFAAVAESGHMTRAAEQLGIQQPPLSQQIKALERELGVLLFRRHPRGVALTDAGRLFQVEALRMLHDMEAMKQRMARVAEGQAGTLAVGFTSSAAAHRFMPEALRAFRRAHPGVALQLREDNAAELTDALAAGRLHCGLLRVPVARPDGLVFETLLREPVLVAMPSDHRLALSRGKGSRPLPLAKLCEEGIILVRRPGAPGLYAELLALCHAKGLRPRVVAEVDRMMTNLNLVAAGVGLSVVPASMTGVHAHAIAYARLADGGQLDAPLTLVSRAEEDNLPAQHFAALLRRLASESPRS; this comes from the coding sequence ATGGACATCAGAGCGCTGCGCTACTTCGCGGCCGTGGCCGAGAGCGGCCACATGACGCGTGCCGCAGAGCAACTCGGTATTCAGCAGCCGCCGCTGAGCCAGCAGATCAAGGCGCTCGAACGCGAGCTGGGCGTGCTGCTGTTCAGGCGGCATCCGCGCGGCGTGGCGCTCACCGATGCGGGCCGGCTGTTCCAGGTCGAAGCACTGCGCATGCTCCACGACATGGAGGCCATGAAGCAGCGCATGGCGCGCGTGGCCGAGGGGCAGGCCGGCACGCTGGCCGTGGGCTTCACGAGTTCGGCGGCGGCGCATCGCTTCATGCCCGAAGCCCTGCGTGCCTTTCGCCGCGCGCACCCGGGCGTGGCGCTGCAGCTGCGCGAAGACAACGCCGCCGAACTCACCGACGCACTGGCCGCCGGCCGCCTGCACTGCGGCCTGCTGCGCGTGCCGGTGGCGCGGCCCGACGGCCTGGTGTTCGAAACGCTGCTGCGCGAACCGGTGCTGGTGGCCATGCCCAGCGACCATCGCTTGGCCCTCTCGCGCGGCAAGGGCTCGCGCCCGCTGCCGCTCGCGAAGCTGTGCGAGGAAGGCATCATCCTCGTGCGGCGCCCCGGCGCGCCCGGCCTCTACGCCGAGCTGCTCGCGCTGTGCCATGCCAAGGGCCTGCGCCCGCGCGTGGTGGCCGAAGTCGATCGCATGATGACCAACCTGAACCTCGTGGCCGCGGGTGTCGGCCTCTCGGTGGTGCCGGCCTCGATGACCGGCGTGCACGCGCATGCCATCGCCTATGCGCGGCTGGCCGACGGCGGCCAGCTCGATGCGCCGCTTACGCTGGTGTCGCGCGCCGAGGAAGACAACCTGCCCGCCCAGCACTTTGCCGCGCTGCTGCGTCGGCTCGCGAGCGAGAGCCCGCGGTCGTGA
- a CDS encoding Bug family tripartite tricarboxylate transporter substrate binding protein: MSPRVQRRRFVRHLGTALAAACAAAPWLLHAAAPPWPNRPVRLIVVYPPGGVSDGMARALAEPLAQALGVPVLIENRAGAGGSVGMDALARSAPDGCTLAFSAISPLTLHPLLARVPYDALRGFAPVASVMRTPVLVVGTPAFAGRSFDDLIAMARSQPGAVRWATSGVATIGHMVLAQVRMQSRTEITHIPYQGGGPQLNDALSAQFEVLSTNVAAQQLQYIESGRLRALAVGAPARIEALPSVPTLAELGFEKANRDSLFGIFAPARTHTAVVQRLHAEINRLLRTEPLRARLRDAYNIPAGGSIEDFAQEIAIDRRRNRALVTGDRSQFD; the protein is encoded by the coding sequence GTGAGCCCGCGAGTCCAGCGCCGCCGCTTCGTGCGCCACCTGGGCACGGCGCTCGCCGCCGCGTGTGCGGCTGCTCCGTGGCTGCTGCACGCTGCTGCGCCGCCCTGGCCGAATCGGCCGGTCCGGTTGATCGTCGTGTATCCGCCCGGGGGCGTGAGCGACGGCATGGCGCGCGCGCTGGCGGAGCCGCTCGCACAGGCGCTGGGCGTTCCTGTGCTCATCGAAAACCGCGCCGGCGCGGGCGGCAGCGTGGGCATGGATGCGCTCGCGCGTTCGGCGCCCGACGGCTGCACGCTCGCCTTCTCGGCCATCAGCCCGCTCACGCTGCATCCGCTGCTCGCCCGCGTGCCCTACGACGCGCTGCGCGGCTTCGCGCCCGTGGCCAGCGTCATGCGAACGCCGGTGCTGGTGGTCGGCACGCCCGCCTTCGCGGGCCGCAGCTTCGACGACCTGATCGCCATGGCGCGCAGCCAGCCGGGGGCCGTGCGCTGGGCCACCTCGGGCGTGGCCACCATCGGCCACATGGTGCTGGCGCAGGTGCGCATGCAAAGCCGCACCGAGATCACCCACATTCCGTATCAGGGTGGCGGTCCGCAGCTCAACGATGCGCTGAGCGCGCAGTTCGAGGTGCTGTCGACCAACGTTGCGGCGCAGCAGCTGCAGTACATCGAAAGCGGCCGGCTGCGCGCGCTGGCGGTGGGCGCGCCCGCCCGCATCGAGGCGCTGCCCTCGGTGCCCACGCTCGCGGAACTGGGTTTCGAGAAGGCCAACCGCGATTCGCTCTTCGGCATCTTTGCGCCGGCACGCACGCACACCGCCGTGGTGCAGCGCCTCCATGCGGAGATCAACCGCCTGCTGCGAACCGAGCCGCTGCGCGCCCGCCTGCGCGACGCCTACAACATTCCGGCCGGCGGCAGCATCGAAGACTTTGCGCAGGAGATTGCCATCGACCGGCGGCGCAACCGCGCGCTGGTGACGGGGGATCGGTCGCAGTTCGACTGA
- a CDS encoding putative glycolipid-binding domain-containing protein translates to MQTVASILWRRLDAPGHDACRLERNANAWQLDGAAVFRLEDHRIAQLHYRVRCDLHWHAQWGTVRGWLGGTAIDLSIARDARGHWKLNDEAVPDLSHCVDLDLGFTPATNLLQLRRLNLSKGEGADAPAAWVDLDGGGVLSELMQRYERTGEDEYAYDAKRFDYAATLRATPEGFVRDYPGLWSAEA, encoded by the coding sequence ATGCAAACCGTCGCTTCCATTCTGTGGCGCAGGCTCGATGCACCGGGCCACGACGCCTGCCGCCTCGAGCGCAACGCCAACGCGTGGCAGCTCGACGGCGCCGCCGTCTTTCGCCTCGAGGACCACCGCATCGCGCAACTGCACTATCGGGTGCGTTGCGATTTGCACTGGCATGCGCAATGGGGCACCGTGCGCGGCTGGCTCGGCGGCACTGCCATCGACCTGTCGATCGCCCGCGACGCGCGCGGACACTGGAAGCTCAACGACGAGGCGGTGCCCGACCTTTCGCATTGCGTGGACCTCGACCTCGGCTTTACGCCCGCCACCAACCTGCTGCAGTTGCGCCGGCTCAATCTTTCGAAAGGCGAGGGCGCCGATGCGCCGGCGGCCTGGGTCGATCTGGACGGCGGCGGCGTGCTCAGCGAGTTGATGCAGCGCTACGAGCGCACCGGCGAGGACGAATACGCCTACGACGCGAAGCGCTTCGACTACGCGGCGACATTGCGCGCGACGCCCGAAGGCTTCGTGCGCGACTACCCCGGACTCTGGAGCGCCGAGGCGTAG
- a CDS encoding YiiX family permuted papain-like enzyme, with amino-acid sequence MKKIHLSAAALLIAALLPLFAAPAHAALKDGDIVFHTSRSAQSVAVQRATGSRYSHMGIVLLRGGKPYVFEAVSTVRYTPLAQWTARGDGGHYVAKRLRNADALLTPGAVARLHAGSADYEGRPYDLSFEWSDQRIYCSELVWKLYQRALGVRIGELQKIRSFNLSDPAVRAKMRERYGDKVPMDEPVISPVAMFESPLLTTVETR; translated from the coding sequence ATGAAGAAAATCCATCTCTCCGCCGCAGCCCTGCTGATAGCCGCTCTGCTCCCCCTGTTCGCCGCCCCGGCCCATGCCGCGCTGAAAGACGGCGACATCGTCTTTCACACCTCGCGCTCGGCCCAGAGCGTGGCGGTTCAGCGCGCCACCGGCTCGCGCTACAGCCACATGGGCATCGTGCTGCTGCGCGGCGGCAAGCCCTATGTGTTCGAAGCGGTGTCGACGGTGCGCTACACGCCGCTCGCGCAGTGGACCGCACGCGGAGACGGCGGGCACTATGTGGCGAAGCGGCTGCGCAACGCCGATGCACTGCTGACGCCCGGCGCCGTGGCGCGCCTGCACGCGGGCTCCGCGGATTACGAAGGCCGCCCCTACGACCTGAGCTTCGAATGGTCGGACCAGCGCATCTACTGCTCCGAACTCGTGTGGAAGCTCTACCAGCGCGCGCTGGGTGTGCGCATCGGCGAGCTGCAGAAAATTCGCAGCTTCAATCTGAGCGACCCCGCAGTGCGCGCCAAGATGCGCGAGCGCTACGGCGACAAGGTGCCGATGGACGAGCCCGTAATCTCGCCGGTGGCGATGTTCGAATCGCCGCTGCTGACGACGGTGGAGACGCGCTGA
- a CDS encoding contact-dependent growth inhibition system immunity protein → MKRYELIDNLTKVYFGQDYDYFGETGAEVMAEYRKASTPAELEALRAEIIHFMRSHPDLEAEFPRRFERPAQPEDFGSTMREFLESVLAALK, encoded by the coding sequence ATGAAACGCTACGAACTCATCGATAACCTCACCAAGGTCTATTTCGGCCAAGATTACGATTACTTCGGCGAGACCGGTGCCGAAGTCATGGCCGAATACCGGAAGGCCTCCACGCCGGCCGAACTCGAAGCGCTGCGCGCCGAGATCATCCATTTCATGCGCTCGCACCCGGACCTGGAAGCCGAATTCCCGCGGCGGTTCGAGCGGCCCGCCCAGCCGGAAGACTTCGGATCCACCATGCGCGAATTCCTGGAGAGCGTGCTCGCCGCACTGAAATAG
- a CDS encoding RNase A-like domain-containing protein, whose product MDDEVEGLSVALTPVQMAAVLGDQEVPESASLSNRLWGTVGLVGGVVELLGAGVLCVAPEPTMMTKAGCVVLGVHGYDTLTTSSRQVWTGTPQRTVTAVTASSAAEALGASRETADGIGLAVDIAVPLAVASGLVVARVIAVRAGRFRLEPVDLLRHEGPLNTKIGGHTIREHVGKTEVELFERLVKKPSLPKVSSFHNLDIAERAISATVRANARAIKAWSRSAATGSKPMVFEHNVGSVVGIGVQRGSSTVSQLSSVRVILNMKSYNGMPYYILTAHPF is encoded by the coding sequence ATGGATGACGAAGTCGAAGGATTGAGCGTCGCGCTGACACCGGTTCAGATGGCGGCGGTGTTGGGCGACCAGGAGGTGCCCGAATCCGCGAGCTTGAGCAATCGGCTCTGGGGCACCGTGGGGCTGGTGGGCGGCGTCGTGGAACTGCTCGGCGCCGGCGTGCTTTGCGTCGCACCCGAGCCCACAATGATGACCAAGGCCGGCTGCGTGGTGCTGGGCGTGCACGGCTACGACACCCTGACAACCTCGAGCCGCCAGGTCTGGACCGGCACCCCACAGCGCACGGTGACCGCCGTGACGGCCAGCTCGGCGGCCGAGGCGCTGGGTGCTTCGCGCGAAACGGCCGACGGCATCGGTCTTGCGGTGGACATCGCGGTGCCGCTGGCCGTGGCTTCCGGGTTGGTCGTCGCGCGAGTGATCGCGGTGCGCGCCGGCCGGTTTCGCCTGGAGCCGGTCGACCTGTTGCGGCATGAAGGGCCGCTGAACACCAAGATCGGCGGCCACACGATCCGCGAGCATGTCGGCAAGACTGAGGTAGAACTTTTCGAGCGCTTGGTGAAGAAGCCGTCGCTGCCCAAGGTGTCGTCGTTCCACAACCTCGACATCGCGGAGCGCGCCATTAGCGCCACCGTTCGTGCCAACGCCAGGGCCATCAAGGCGTGGTCGCGCTCGGCCGCCACCGGCTCAAAGCCCATGGTGTTCGAGCACAACGTGGGCAGCGTGGTGGGCATCGGCGTACAGCGGGGCAGCAGCACCGTCAGCCAGCTGAGCAGCGTGCGCGTGATCCTGAACATGAAGAGCTACAACGGAATGCCGTACTACATACTGACGGCGCACCCCTTCTGA
- a CDS encoding Y-family DNA polymerase, which yields MHARAGAQTRAGRETIGAVSSPPVPTPPIRRIAHLDMDAFFASVELLRYPQLKGLPVVIGGGRRSVDEAIRHVPEGGTLADIPIEAFPRLKDYAGRGVITTATYPARQFGVGSAMGLMKAAKLCPQAIILPVDFEEIRKYSRSFKQIIREIAPLMEDRGVDEVYIDFTDVPGGQRDGGRSLARLIQKTIHDATGLTCSIGVAPNKLIAKMASEFNKPNGISIVYEDDLQTRIWPLSCRKVNGIGPKADEKLKRFGIETVGELAARDRDWLIQNFGKSTGAWMHEVAWGRDDRPVVTESEPVSMSRETTFDRDLHAVRDRAELGAIFTHLCEKLAEDLQRKGYVGKTIGIKLRYDDFKIATRDQTIDRYTADGKTIRQIGGLCLKRVPLERPLRLLGVRVGALAKAGSPEAAALTGASAQRVPPEAAATTASLF from the coding sequence ATGCATGCACGCGCCGGCGCGCAGACACGGGCCGGCCGCGAGACAATCGGTGCCGTGAGTTCCCCGCCCGTGCCAACGCCTCCGATCCGCCGCATCGCCCACCTCGACATGGACGCCTTCTTCGCGTCGGTCGAGCTGCTGCGCTATCCGCAGCTCAAGGGGCTGCCGGTGGTGATCGGCGGCGGACGGCGCAGCGTGGACGAGGCGATTCGCCATGTGCCGGAGGGCGGCACGCTGGCCGACATTCCGATCGAGGCTTTTCCGCGGCTGAAAGACTACGCGGGCCGCGGCGTGATCACCACGGCCACCTACCCGGCGCGGCAGTTCGGCGTGGGCTCGGCGATGGGGCTGATGAAGGCCGCCAAGCTGTGCCCGCAGGCCATCATCCTGCCGGTGGATTTCGAGGAGATCCGCAAGTATTCGCGCAGCTTCAAGCAGATCATCCGGGAGATCGCGCCGCTGATGGAAGACCGCGGCGTGGACGAGGTGTACATCGACTTCACCGACGTGCCCGGCGGCCAGCGCGACGGCGGGCGCTCGCTGGCGCGGCTGATCCAGAAGACCATTCACGACGCCACCGGTCTCACCTGCTCGATCGGCGTGGCGCCCAACAAGCTCATTGCCAAGATGGCGAGCGAGTTCAACAAGCCCAATGGAATTTCGATCGTCTACGAGGACGACCTGCAGACGCGCATCTGGCCGCTGTCCTGCCGCAAGGTGAACGGCATCGGCCCCAAGGCCGACGAGAAGCTCAAGCGCTTCGGTATCGAGACCGTGGGCGAGCTCGCGGCGCGCGACCGCGACTGGCTGATCCAGAACTTCGGCAAATCCACCGGCGCGTGGATGCACGAAGTGGCCTGGGGCCGCGACGACCGGCCGGTGGTCACCGAGAGCGAGCCCGTGTCGATGAGCCGCGAAACCACCTTCGACCGCGACCTGCATGCGGTGCGTGACCGTGCGGAGCTCGGCGCCATCTTCACCCACCTGTGCGAGAAGCTGGCCGAAGACCTGCAGCGCAAGGGCTATGTGGGAAAGACCATCGGCATCAAGCTGCGCTACGACGACTTCAAGATTGCCACGCGCGACCAGACCATCGACCGCTACACCGCCGACGGCAAGACCATCCGCCAGATCGGCGGACTGTGCCTCAAGCGCGTGCCGCTCGAGCGTCCGCTGCGCCTCCTGGGCGTGCGCGTGGGCGCGCTCGCAAAGGCCGGCAGCCCCGAGGCGGCGGCACTCACCGGAGCGAGTGCGCAGCGCGTGCCGCCGGAAGCGGCAGCGACCACCGCGTCGCTGTTCTGA
- a CDS encoding TIGR02117 family protein, with the protein MAGRWLRRAAFTLLGFVALVGLYVGTACVLMFWPANAGPSATVAENTTAVQAWVLSNGVHTDLVFPIRSTGVDWRQLFPLAHFKAVPPDAEFIAIGWGDREFYLNTPTWGDLTASRALGAMLGGNRALLHVSYLSRASLRKNAFRLPLSEAQYAQLAGYVRAALPSGRATPIAGTHYGNNDAFYEAEGGYHLFETCNTWTGRGLRQAGVKVSRWTPFDFNVVWHLEPVRP; encoded by the coding sequence ATGGCCGGACGTTGGCTCAGGCGAGCCGCATTCACATTGCTGGGCTTCGTGGCCCTGGTCGGGTTGTATGTGGGCACGGCCTGCGTGCTGATGTTCTGGCCCGCCAACGCAGGGCCCTCGGCCACTGTCGCCGAGAACACGACCGCGGTGCAGGCCTGGGTGCTGAGCAACGGGGTGCACACCGACCTGGTGTTTCCGATCCGCTCGACGGGTGTCGATTGGAGGCAGCTCTTTCCGCTCGCGCACTTCAAGGCCGTGCCGCCCGATGCCGAGTTCATCGCCATCGGCTGGGGCGACCGCGAGTTCTACCTGAACACGCCCACCTGGGGCGACCTGACGGCCTCGCGCGCGCTCGGCGCGATGCTTGGCGGCAACCGCGCGCTGCTGCACGTGAGCTATCTCTCGCGCGCCTCGTTGCGCAAGAACGCCTTCCGCCTGCCGCTCTCGGAAGCGCAGTACGCGCAACTCGCGGGCTACGTGCGCGCCGCGCTGCCTTCGGGTCGCGCAACGCCCATCGCCGGCACTCACTACGGCAACAACGACGCCTTCTACGAAGCCGAAGGCGGCTACCACCTCTTTGAGACCTGCAACACCTGGACCGGGCGTGGCCTGCGGCAGGCGGGGGTCAAGGTGAGCCGGTGGACGCCGTTCGATTTCAATGTGGTGTGGCACCTGGAGCCGGTCCGGCCCTGA
- a CDS encoding DNA topoisomerase IB, whose translation MPARSTSPSPPSPPPLPAKPTPIANGLVYVNPDMPGIRRLKQGDRFRYRDAQGRWVRDADELSRIRMLAIPPAYTQVWICPLPNGHLQATGIDARGRKQYRYHPDWRLFKDETKFERLEAFGLALPRIRARVARDLQQGSGTAPPGRQQVLAALVRLLDTTLLRVGNEEYASSNGSYGLTTLRNRHAAVQGAALRLRFRGKSGVMHEALLDDPRVAKVVRQCQQLPGQALFQYQDEDGELRSVSSTDVNDYLAEASPGERFTAKDFRTWHGTVQALELTRLACEPGRTAADGSRYSAKEILAAVAKQLGNTPAVCRKAYVHPAVLALGSALAGDRDGEDASAEVLRKMSARTAARRTRGLHAAEQRLLAFLRAHGQSQARELREARKADTKRNAKALPHHRRTAARRRPQPGASEKRTLSRSSASV comes from the coding sequence ATGCCGGCACGCTCCACATCGCCTTCACCGCCCTCCCCGCCACCACTGCCTGCAAAGCCGACGCCGATCGCCAACGGCCTCGTCTATGTGAACCCCGACATGCCGGGCATCCGGCGCCTGAAGCAAGGCGATCGGTTTCGCTATCGCGATGCACAGGGCCGATGGGTGCGCGATGCGGACGAGCTCTCGCGCATCCGGATGCTGGCAATTCCGCCGGCCTACACCCAGGTGTGGATCTGCCCGCTGCCGAACGGCCATTTGCAGGCCACCGGCATCGACGCGCGCGGACGCAAGCAATACCGCTACCACCCGGACTGGCGGCTCTTCAAGGACGAAACCAAGTTCGAACGCCTCGAAGCCTTCGGGCTCGCGCTGCCGCGCATCCGCGCGCGCGTGGCGCGCGACCTGCAGCAGGGCAGCGGAACGGCGCCGCCGGGGCGCCAGCAGGTGTTGGCCGCGCTGGTGCGCCTGCTCGACACCACGCTGCTTCGCGTGGGCAACGAGGAGTACGCGAGCAGCAACGGCTCTTACGGACTCACGACGCTGCGCAACCGGCACGCCGCAGTGCAGGGCGCGGCGCTTCGGCTGCGCTTTCGCGGCAAGAGCGGCGTGATGCACGAAGCCCTGCTGGACGACCCGCGGGTGGCGAAGGTGGTGCGCCAATGCCAGCAGTTGCCCGGCCAGGCCTTGTTCCAGTATCAGGACGAAGACGGCGAACTCCGCAGCGTGTCGTCCACCGACGTGAACGACTATCTGGCCGAAGCCTCGCCGGGCGAGCGCTTCACTGCTAAAGACTTTCGCACCTGGCACGGCACCGTGCAGGCGCTGGAGCTCACGCGGCTGGCTTGCGAGCCGGGCCGCACGGCCGCGGACGGCAGCCGCTACAGCGCCAAGGAAATCCTTGCCGCGGTCGCGAAACAGCTCGGCAACACGCCCGCCGTGTGCAGGAAGGCCTATGTGCATCCCGCCGTGCTGGCGCTGGGCAGCGCGCTCGCGGGCGATCGCGATGGCGAGGACGCATCGGCGGAGGTGCTGCGGAAGATGTCGGCGCGCACCGCAGCGCGGCGCACGCGCGGCCTCCATGCCGCGGAACAGCGGCTGCTCGCCTTTTTGCGGGCGCATGGGCAAAGCCAGGCGCGCGAACTGCGCGAGGCACGCAAGGCGGACACGAAGCGCAACGCCAAGGCCCTGCCGCACCATCGCCGCACCGCGGCGCGGCGAAGGCCTCAGCCCGGAGCGAGCGAAAAACGCACGCTGTCGCGCTCCAGCGCCAGCGTGTAG
- a CDS encoding DUF3606 domain-containing protein, which yields MADDPSKRGPQDRSRINVNEPHEVRYWTQTLGVTEAQLRSAVAAAGVEVKDVRVYLGKP from the coding sequence ATGGCAGACGATCCGAGCAAGCGCGGCCCGCAAGACCGGAGCCGCATCAATGTCAATGAGCCGCACGAGGTGCGCTACTGGACCCAGACGCTGGGCGTCACCGAGGCGCAACTGCGCTCGGCTGTGGCGGCAGCGGGCGTCGAGGTCAAGGACGTGCGGGTCTATCTCGGCAAACCCTAG
- a CDS encoding class I adenylate-forming enzyme family protein, with protein sequence MAPTRIHELLEARAARSPDAAFLFGPAGSVSYAELQAMAEAATQDLLATGVQPTDRVVLVAENCAEHIALIMACSRVGAWSCGVNARMSPGEIAAIAERADARLCYFTTGASEAALQHAVRAGATSSALPGVMRSPPRAEARPEADPALAAAAAIIFTSGTSGTPKGVMVSHRGLLHFGRVSARVRSLGERDRVYAFLPMTHIFGIGTVLMAALTGGAALVLRASFSPADMLQALAHEQVSNLLGPPTMYARLLAHIEAERTAPRFPSLRYVYTGSAPLDLGLKQRVETLFGQPLHYGYGLSEYAGSVFLTRVEAPRADTAAGYLVEGGEARIVGADGNDVAPGDTGEIWLRGPGLMLGYFRDAAATAQVMRPGGWYASGDLGRFDADGALFVVGRLKEMIIRSGFNVYPAEIETVIGRFEGVHLCAVVGVPEADGNEQIVAFVEMKPGAVLDEPALRTYLTEHLSPYKRPARIETIDALPTTANGKVLKRELQARCGQ encoded by the coding sequence ATGGCGCCCACGCGAATCCACGAACTGCTCGAGGCGCGTGCGGCGCGCTCGCCCGACGCGGCTTTTCTCTTCGGGCCTGCGGGTAGCGTGTCGTATGCGGAGTTGCAGGCCATGGCCGAGGCAGCAACGCAAGACCTGCTTGCGACCGGCGTGCAGCCGACCGACCGCGTGGTGCTGGTGGCCGAGAACTGCGCCGAGCACATTGCGCTGATCATGGCGTGCAGCCGCGTGGGGGCTTGGTCGTGCGGCGTCAATGCGCGCATGTCCCCCGGCGAGATTGCGGCGATTGCCGAGCGCGCCGACGCACGTCTGTGCTACTTCACCACCGGCGCTTCGGAGGCCGCGCTCCAGCACGCGGTGCGCGCGGGCGCCACCTCGTCGGCACTGCCCGGCGTGATGCGCTCGCCCCCGCGCGCTGAGGCTCGCCCGGAGGCCGACCCTGCGCTGGCGGCCGCGGCCGCCATCATCTTCACGTCCGGCACTTCAGGCACGCCGAAGGGCGTGATGGTGTCGCATCGCGGGCTGCTGCATTTCGGTCGCGTGTCGGCGCGCGTGCGCTCGCTGGGCGAGCGCGACCGGGTCTACGCCTTCTTGCCGATGACGCACATCTTCGGCATTGGCACGGTGCTCATGGCAGCGCTCACCGGTGGCGCAGCGCTGGTGCTGCGCGCGAGCTTCTCGCCGGCCGACATGCTGCAGGCGCTGGCGCATGAACAGGTGTCGAACCTGCTCGGCCCTCCCACCATGTATGCGCGCCTGCTGGCGCACATCGAGGCGGAGCGCACCGCGCCGCGCTTTCCGTCGCTTCGCTATGTGTATACCGGTTCGGCACCGCTCGACCTGGGGCTCAAGCAGCGCGTCGAGACGCTGTTCGGCCAGCCGCTGCACTATGGCTACGGCCTGTCGGAGTACGCCGGTTCGGTGTTCCTGACGCGCGTCGAGGCGCCGCGCGCGGACACGGCCGCGGGGTACCTCGTCGAAGGCGGCGAGGCGCGCATCGTCGGAGCCGATGGCAACGATGTCGCGCCGGGCGACACAGGCGAGATCTGGCTGCGCGGCCCGGGCCTCATGCTCGGCTATTTCCGTGATGCGGCAGCCACGGCGCAGGTGATGCGCCCGGGCGGCTGGTACGCGAGCGGCGACCTCGGGCGCTTCGATGCCGACGGCGCGCTGTTCGTGGTCGGCCGGCTCAAGGAGATGATCATCCGCTCGGGCTTCAACGTCTATCCCGCGGAGATAGAAACGGTGATCGGCCGCTTCGAGGGCGTGCATCTTTGCGCGGTGGTGGGCGTGCCCGAGGCCGACGGCAACGAGCAGATCGTCGCCTTCGTTGAGATGAAGCCTGGTGCGGTGCTGGACGAGCCCGCGCTGCGCACTTACCTGACGGAGCATCTCTCGCCCTACAAGCGCCCGGCGCGCATCGAAACCATCGACGCCCTGCCCACCACGGCCAACGGCAAGGTGCTCAAGCGGGAACTGCAGGCACGCTGCGGCCAGTAG
- a CDS encoding Bug family tripartite tricarboxylate transporter substrate binding protein encodes MEPTDFTRRHAVAALASSALLAALPTRAFAQQPQQMPPLIKLVVGYSAGGPVDGAARLLAPALSQELGTQVIVDNRPGASGSVGGDAVAKAAPDAAMLFFGASPTITINPNIQRKMPFDPMKDLTPIAPLVDYTNVLVVNKDLPVHSVAELLAYAKARPGKVFYGSAGIGASNHLSGALLEKMTGVQLTHVPYKGSAPALADVMGGTVTMMFDIIATSRPFIQSGKLRALAVTSRQRNRMLPDVPTMIESGVAGYDLGGWFGLYGPARMDPALVARINAAAHKALAREEIASRLREQGYEVWSGGADLLAAKGQSDRKLWATASKGIEAE; translated from the coding sequence ATGGAACCCACCGACTTCACAAGGCGGCATGCCGTCGCCGCGCTGGCAAGCAGCGCATTGCTGGCCGCACTGCCTACGCGCGCCTTTGCGCAGCAGCCACAGCAGATGCCGCCTCTCATCAAACTCGTGGTCGGCTACTCCGCCGGCGGCCCGGTGGACGGTGCGGCGCGGCTGCTCGCGCCCGCACTGAGCCAGGAGCTCGGCACGCAGGTCATCGTGGACAACCGGCCCGGCGCCAGCGGCTCTGTGGGCGGCGATGCGGTCGCCAAGGCTGCGCCCGATGCCGCGATGCTGTTCTTCGGCGCGAGCCCGACGATCACCATCAACCCGAACATCCAGCGCAAGATGCCGTTCGATCCGATGAAGGACCTGACACCCATCGCACCGCTGGTCGACTACACCAATGTGCTGGTGGTCAACAAGGATTTGCCGGTGCACAGCGTGGCCGAGCTGCTGGCCTACGCGAAGGCCCGGCCCGGCAAGGTGTTCTACGGATCGGCCGGCATCGGCGCGTCCAACCACCTGAGCGGTGCCCTGCTCGAGAAGATGACCGGCGTGCAGCTCACGCACGTGCCGTACAAGGGCAGCGCGCCCGCGCTGGCCGACGTGATGGGCGGCACCGTGACGATGATGTTCGACATCATCGCCACCTCGCGCCCGTTCATTCAGTCGGGCAAGCTGCGCGCGCTGGCCGTCACTTCGCGCCAGCGCAACCGCATGCTGCCCGACGTGCCGACCATGATCGAATCAGGCGTCGCCGGCTACGACCTGGGCGGGTGGTTCGGCCTTTACGGACCTGCGCGCATGGACCCGGCGCTGGTCGCCCGCATCAACGCGGCCGCGCACAAGGCGCTGGCGCGCGAGGAGATTGCCAGTCGCCTGCGCGAGCAGGGCTACGAGGTCTGGAGCGGCGGCGCGGACCTGCTCGCGGCCAAGGGCCAGTCCGACCGCAAGCTCTGGGCGACAGCGTCCAAGGGCATCGAGGCGGAATAG